DNA sequence from the Desulfovibrio litoralis DSM 11393 genome:
ATAACATCTCCCCAACTATCACCTGTAGCAAAATCACTGCCAATACCTGTTTCAAGGTTGGTTACACAAGACTTACCAACACCGCCTTGTAAAGAAGCACAAAGATATTCTCTGCCAACAACCTTTCCACCTGGTAACAAATCTTGTAACACATTCAATACGTTAGGCTGTAAACAAGCTTTTACTTGTTCAAAAATATCTAAGCTCATTTAGAACCCCTATTCTGCATTCGCAGTTGTGGGGCGGTATCGGTTGTATAAACATTTTTAGAAACAAAATACGCTTCTAAATCTTCTAAATCATACAAAACCCGACTACCTATTTTAGAATAGTTAGGCCCTTTCTTCTTCGACCTCCACACCTCAAGAGTGTTTGGCCTTACTCCAAGATAATCAGCGGCTTCATCCGTACTAAGTTTTTTCTTAGACATATTAGATACTCCTTTTTCTAATTTTACATGAGTTAATGTCCCCTCATGCACTTTGAAAAAAATGTATCTGGTTTTAAAAAAATAAAAATTGCTTGCTCTGAAGAAAAATAAAAAAAAAATCTCCGAGTTCTGCAAAACTCAGAGATTTTTCATAAATATGTATATATTTTAGCACATTGATTAATATAAGACTTCTGTCCAAAATACAAAATAAATTATACAGAACTCTGATATTTTTAGCTGTTAGATGGTCTTCCTGATTGTTTTTTAACAAAATTTCCCAAAGCGAAACGAATGGAATCCATTGCCCAACCTGTCAACTCAAAACTATCTTCTAATTTGTTTTGCTTTTTCTCATTTAATACAGCTTTTATTTTATCCTGAAGATCAGGGTATTTTTGCAACTCTTCAACAAAGGCCAGTTGTATATCGGCTCTTGTATATTGCTCTTCAGAGGTTGCTTCTTCAATCATCTTATTAATCATTGGAGCAGCAACACGCCAAAATGGTATTCTACGTTGATTAGATGTTTCTATATTGGCATCATTTGATTTAAGAGTTTTTAACTGATTACTAAGTTGCGTCTTGCCATCCTTTAATAATTTATTTTCTACTTTAAGTTCCTCAATCTCATTCACTTGTATGGAATTAACTCCTTTTAGGTTAGTTATCATCTCTTCCAGAGTAACAACTCTAGCTGAATATGCTAATTCTGTTTTTTGCCCATGTTGTTGCAATATAGATGCGTAGTTGTCTGCATCAAAACATAAGGTTTGCTGCCCAACATATAAGTCAATATTACTTTTATTGCGAAGTGGGTAAAAACTTCTGGCATTGTAACTTTTAGCCTTTACATTAATTTGCTCTCTTCCAATAAGTGGAGATGATGCAATAAACACAGGAATCTTATTCTTACGAATAAAATCTATTCGATCCTCAGGTGCAACAATACCTAATTGCTCCATGCCCGCCCTAAACTCAATAGCTTTAGCAAGAGTAGTAGTCCATGACCAGTTATACCCTGCTATCCAACGCATAAAATACAAGCCTAACAAACCAAATAGCACCATAATGACTATTGCTGATGAATCATATGATATATCTCGAGAAACAATAAGAGGTTTAATACTTTGAAGTGCCTCTGGAGTTGTTACTTTTTGTTGTGTAGCTTGTTCTAATATAACAATGAATTTTTCCTTATTAAATAAATTAAGAGTCCACAAACACGCAAGAATATTAGTAATGAACAATGCAACTATGAATACACCGTGTAAAAAATTTAACGGTAACAGCTTGAGTTTATTTAAACAATATAACTTTAGCCAACTGAACTTATTTAAAAAATTAAACATTAAACTCTCCATATAAAAACATTAAGAATCACAACCCAAAACACTTATGATGCTTCATGTATAACTTTAAACCTAAATACTCACGAAGTGAAACAAATAACTGTATTTTTCATATTAATCTCACTGCTTATCACGTTAGCAATAATTAATGAATATTAGTAATTATACAAAAAGGCAATATTGACAAAAAAATTTTGTTTAACATGGATAATAAAAAAGCCAAACAAGTAGCGGAAGCCCTGGCAACCGCTAAGTTTGGCAAAAACATTATCTTAGATGGCAATAAAAT
Encoded proteins:
- a CDS encoding helix-turn-helix domain-containing protein produces the protein MSKKKLSTDEAADYLGVRPNTLEVWRSKKKGPNYSKIGSRVLYDLEDLEAYFVSKNVYTTDTAPQLRMQNRGSK